From Camelina sativa cultivar DH55 chromosome 20, Cs, whole genome shotgun sequence, the proteins below share one genomic window:
- the LOC104771705 gene encoding fe(2+) transport protein 1-like isoform X1 — protein sequence MAASVKTLMKLFFFALILISFAVSPAMSTAPEECEAESTNPCVNKAKALPLKIISIVAILVTSMIGVSAPLFSRYVSFLHPDGNIFTIVKAFASGIILGTSFMHVLPDSFEMLSSECLEDDPWHKFPFTGFVAMLSALITLAIDSLATSFYSSKNGSEIVPSASNGDQERANPMITRGHSHGHGVTLTNKDDGSSQLLRYRVVAMVLELGIIVHSVVIGLSLGATNDTCTIKGLIAALCFHQMFEGMGLGGCILQAEYTNVKKLVMAFFFAVTTPFGIVLGIALSSVYRDDSPTALITVGLLNACSAGLLIYMALVDLLAAEFMGPKLQGSIKLQIKCFFAALLGCGGMSILAKWA from the exons atGGCAGCTTCGGTTAAAACACTtatgaagctcttcttcttcgcccTAATTCTTATCAGCTTTGCCGTATCTCCGGCGATGTCAACGGCCCCGGAAGAATGTGAAGCGGAGTCAACTAATCCATGCGTCAACAAGGCTAAAGCCTTACCTTTAAAAATCATATCCATTGTAGCCATCCTCGTGACCAGCATGATAGGTGTCTCGGCTCCTCTCTTCAGCCGATACGTTTCTTTCCTCCATCCGGACGGAAACATTTTCACAATTGTCAAGGCTTTTGCATCCGGAATCATCCTCGGAACAAGTTTCATGCACGTGTTACCAGATTCTTTTGAGATGTTGTCATCAGAATGCTTAGAGGATGATCCATGGCACAAGTTCCCATTCACAGGATTTGTCGCTATGTTGTCGGCCCTCATCACTCTAGCCATTGACTCTTTGGCGACTAGCTTCTACTCTAGCAAGAACGGTAGTGAGATCGTACCTTCTGCTAGTAACGGTGATCAGGAGAGAGCCAATCCGATGATAACTCGTGGTCATAGCCATGGTCATGGCGTTACACTAACTAATAAAGATGATGGTTCTTCACAGTTATTGCGGTACCGTGTTGTTGCTATG GTGTTGGAGCTTGGAATTATAGTTCACTCCGTAGTCATTGGACTATCCCTAGGTGCAACAAATGACACATGCACTATTAAGGGTCTTATTGCAGCTCTTTGCTTCCATCAAATGTTTGAAGGCATGGGTCTCGGCGGCTGCATCCTCCAG GCGGAATATACGAATGTAAAAAAGCTCGTGATGGCCTTCTTTTTCGCGGTTACAACACCTTTTGGAATCGTTTTAGGGATTGCATTGTCGAGCGTTTACAGGGATGATAGTCCGACCGCATTGATCACTGTTGGACTGCTTAACGCGTGCTCAGCAGGACTGCTCATCTACATGGCCCTCGTGGACCTTTTAGCGGCTGAGTTCATGGGACCAAAGCTACAAGGCAGCATCAAGCTTCAAATCAAGTGTTTCTTTGCCGCTCTACTTGGCTGCGGTGGCATGTCAATCCTCGCCAAGTGGGCTTAG
- the LOC104771706 gene encoding probable zinc transporter 8, producing the protein MATTTQHMNQIFLVLLLISLAISPTISTVPKECETDPTDSCIDKTRALPLKIIAIVAILVTSMIGVTAPLFSRYVTFLHPGGKIFMIIKCFAFGIILGTGFMHVLPDSFEMLSSPCLEDNPWHKFPFTGFVAMLSGLVTLAIDSIATSLYTKKAVADDSEERTTPMIIQIDHLPLTTKETSSTCSKQLLRYRVIAMVLELGIIVHSVVIGLSLGATNDTCTIKGLIAALCFHQMFEGMGLGGCILQAEYTNVKKFVMAFFFAVTTPCGIALGIALSSVYKDNSPTALITVGLLNACSAGLLIYMALVDLLAAEFMGSMLQGSVKLQLNCFGAALLGCGGMSVLAKWA; encoded by the exons ATGGCCACGACAACACAACACATGAATCAAATCTTCCTCGTACTCCTCCTAATCTCCTTGGCAATCTCTCCGACAATCTCAACGGTTCCAAAAGAATGCGAGACCGACCCAACAGACTCTTGCATCGATAAAACCAGAGCCTTACCCCTCAAAATCATAGCAATCGTTGCCATCCTCGTGACAAGTATGATCGGAGTGACAGCTCCTCTCTTTAGCCGATATGTCACTTTCCTGCATCCAGGTGGTAAAATCTTTATGATCATCAAGTGTTTTGCATTCGGAATCATCCTAGGAACTGGTTTCATGCACGTTTTGCCCGATTCTTTCGAGATGTTGTCCTCTCCATGTCTTGAAGACAACCCATGGCACAAGTTTCCCTTCACGGGCTTTGTCGCTATGTTGTCCGGTCTTGTAACTCTCGCTATTGATTCTATTGCTACAAGTCTCTACACCAAGAAAGCTGTCGCTGACGACAGTGAAGAAAGGACTACTCCGATGATTATTCAAATCGATCATTTGCCTCTAACAACTAAAGAAACTAGCTCTACATGCTCAAAACAACTCTTGCGGTACCGAGTTATCGCCATG GTGTTGGAGCTTGGGATAATAGTTCACTCAGTGGTCATTGGATTATCCCTAGGTGCAACCAACGACACATGCACCATTAAAGGTCTTATTGCAGCTCTTTGCTTTCATCAGATGTTCGAAGGCATGGGTCTCGGTGGTTGCATCCTCcag GCAGAGTATACAAATGTGAAGAAATTTGTGATGGCCTTCTTCTTTGCGGTTACAACACCGTGTGGAATCGCTCTTGGTATAGCCTTGTCCAGCGTTTACAAAGACAACAGTCCAACAGCCTTAATCACAGTCGGACTGCTCAATGCATGTTCAGCAGGGTTGCTAATTTACATGGCACTTGTTGATCTTCTAGCCGCAGAGTTTATGGGATCTATGCTCCAAGGAAGCGTCAAGCTTCAGCTTAATTGCTTCGGGGCAGCTTTGCTCGGTTGTGGTGGAATGTCAGTCCTAGCTAAGTGGGCGTAA
- the LOC104771703 gene encoding BOI-related E3 ubiquitin-protein ligase 1-like — protein sequence MAVEARHMNLFSSQYITNRECVKPQMNNNNGGGGFPVTIGDQNLQYQLQSDLTNYNFNQSTKRQRDATTFDNTPCQIASQKRRSISEFSPSSLIDAELVSQIQQQNSEIDRFVAQQTETLRIELEARQRTQTRMLASAVQNAILKNLKAKDEEIVRVGKLNWVLQERVKSLYVENQIWRDLAQTNEATANNLRSNLEQVLAQVDDLDLVRRPLVVAEDDAESSCGSCCDGEKNVTVTETVVNGGCRRCGELTASVLVLPCRHLCLCTVCGSSALLQKCPVCDMVMNASVHVNMSS from the exons ATGGCTGTTGAAGCTAGACACAtgaatctcttctcttctcagtATATCACCAACAG agaaTGTGTTAAACCAcaaatgaacaacaacaacggcGGCGGTGGTTTTCCGGTAACAATCGGTGATCAGAACTTACAATACCAATTACAAAGCGATCTCACAAATTACAACTTCAACCAATCTACCAAACGCCAGAGAGACGCAACAACGTTCGATAACACTCCATGTCAAATCGCGTCTCAGAAACGCAGATCGATCTCTGAGTTTTCTCCGTCGTCACTGATCGACGCAGAGCTCGTCTCTCAGATCCAACAGCAAAACTCGGAGATCGACAGGTTCGTCGCGCAGCAAACGGAAACGCTGAGGATCGAGTTGGAAGCGAGACAGAGAACGCAAACGCGGATGTTAGCGTCCGCGGTACAAAACgcgattttaaaaaacttgaaagCCAAAGACGAAGAGATCGTAAGAGTAGGGAAACTAAACTGGGTTTTACAAGAACGTGTGAAGAGTCTTTACGTTGAGAATCAGATCTGGCGTGATTTGGCTCAGACTAATGAAGCTACTGCTAATAATCTCAGATCAAATCTTGAACAAGTTCTTGCTCAAGTCGATGATTTGGATTTGGTTCGTCGTCCTTTGGTGGTAGCTGAAGATGATGCTGAGTCCAGCTGTGGAAGCTGCTGCGACGGAGAGAAGAATGTAACGGTAACGGAAACGGTGGTTAACGGAGGGTGTAGACGGTGCGGTGAATTAACGGCGAGTGTGTTGGTGTTGCCTTGTCGtcatttgtgtttgtgtacGGTTTGTGGATCGTCGGCGTTGTTACAAAAGTGTCCTGTTTGTGATATGGTCATGAATGCTAGTGTACATGTTAACATGTCATCAtga
- the LOC104771705 gene encoding fe(2+) transport protein 1-like isoform X2, translating into MAASVKTLMKLFFFALILISFAVSPAMSTAPEECEAESTNPCVNKAKALPLKIISIVAILVTSMIGVSAPLFSRYVSFLHPDGNIFTIVKAFASGIILGTSFMHVLPDSFEMLSSECLEDDPWHKFPFTGFVAMLSALITLAIDSLATSFYSSKNANPMITRGHSHGHGVTLTNKDDGSSQLLRYRVVAMVLELGIIVHSVVIGLSLGATNDTCTIKGLIAALCFHQMFEGMGLGGCILQAEYTNVKKLVMAFFFAVTTPFGIVLGIALSSVYRDDSPTALITVGLLNACSAGLLIYMALVDLLAAEFMGPKLQGSIKLQIKCFFAALLGCGGMSILAKWA; encoded by the exons atGGCAGCTTCGGTTAAAACACTtatgaagctcttcttcttcgcccTAATTCTTATCAGCTTTGCCGTATCTCCGGCGATGTCAACGGCCCCGGAAGAATGTGAAGCGGAGTCAACTAATCCATGCGTCAACAAGGCTAAAGCCTTACCTTTAAAAATCATATCCATTGTAGCCATCCTCGTGACCAGCATGATAGGTGTCTCGGCTCCTCTCTTCAGCCGATACGTTTCTTTCCTCCATCCGGACGGAAACATTTTCACAATTGTCAAGGCTTTTGCATCCGGAATCATCCTCGGAACAAGTTTCATGCACGTGTTACCAGATTCTTTTGAGATGTTGTCATCAGAATGCTTAGAGGATGATCCATGGCACAAGTTCCCATTCACAGGATTTGTCGCTATGTTGTCGGCCCTCATCACTCTAGCCATTGACTCTTTGGCGACTAGCTTCTACTCTAGCAAGAACG CCAATCCGATGATAACTCGTGGTCATAGCCATGGTCATGGCGTTACACTAACTAATAAAGATGATGGTTCTTCACAGTTATTGCGGTACCGTGTTGTTGCTATG GTGTTGGAGCTTGGAATTATAGTTCACTCCGTAGTCATTGGACTATCCCTAGGTGCAACAAATGACACATGCACTATTAAGGGTCTTATTGCAGCTCTTTGCTTCCATCAAATGTTTGAAGGCATGGGTCTCGGCGGCTGCATCCTCCAG GCGGAATATACGAATGTAAAAAAGCTCGTGATGGCCTTCTTTTTCGCGGTTACAACACCTTTTGGAATCGTTTTAGGGATTGCATTGTCGAGCGTTTACAGGGATGATAGTCCGACCGCATTGATCACTGTTGGACTGCTTAACGCGTGCTCAGCAGGACTGCTCATCTACATGGCCCTCGTGGACCTTTTAGCGGCTGAGTTCATGGGACCAAAGCTACAAGGCAGCATCAAGCTTCAAATCAAGTGTTTCTTTGCCGCTCTACTTGGCTGCGGTGGCATGTCAATCCTCGCCAAGTGGGCTTAG